Proteins found in one Acaryochloris thomasi RCC1774 genomic segment:
- a CDS encoding ATP-binding protein: MTSSSFVSQIKQQITTLTNPDIAPPDVSLTNCDREPIHIPSAIQPHGVLLTFTEADLTLLQVSRNVTTVIGLTPEQLWGQPLTHLFAAEQLEQIRGCLTADFEHVNPLRLSVEVDGQTRSFGGIVHRADTVVVLELEPLQASDEIDFFDFYRFVKTPISQLQRTQTVAELCHTAAAEIRRITGFDRVMIYRFDQAGAGDVIAEDRRADLKAFLGLHYPATDIPQQAKHLYRLNLLRLIPDAVYEPVPLEPQNNPVTDAPLDMSLSVLRSVSSVHREYLGNMGVRASMSISLLKNQQLWGLIACHHCSPKLLSYELRTICEFLGQSISLELATKSETEDLDDQVRLQSIQANFVKASAHCQTLADVLSHNPDNLMALGRASGLIFYEGDAIISFGQTPPEPVISKLLDWVEPQFEADAVLYTTASLGLRCPEMADYRQVASGLMALRISRVQKIYLLWLRPEVVQTVHWGGQQKQQEGVDADGLTYLSPRKSFERWQETVQMRSLPWKACEQEAALELRSTIIGVVLQKSDELALLNADLERSNSELDSFAYVASHDLKEPLRGIHNYSSFLIEDYGDQLGEEGQHKLETLVRLAQRMEDLISSLLHYSRLGRAELVLHRTDMGEVVTEVLDVIKISQPEPIEFRIPRPLPTLACDRIRISELFTNLISNAIKYNDKPHKWIEMGYVSTDEDRATLPSALQQAGTVFYVRDNGIGIRDRHLENVFKIFKRLHAPGRYGGGTGAGLTIVKKIVERHGGEIIIESAYGEGSTFYFSLGEVEHV, encoded by the coding sequence ATGACTTCATCTAGTTTCGTCTCTCAGATCAAACAACAAATAACGACGCTCACGAATCCCGATATCGCGCCGCCCGATGTCTCTTTGACCAATTGCGATCGCGAACCGATTCACATCCCGAGCGCGATTCAACCCCACGGCGTGTTGCTAACCTTCACCGAAGCAGATCTCACCCTGCTCCAGGTCAGCCGAAACGTCACCACGGTAATAGGGCTAACGCCAGAGCAGCTATGGGGCCAGCCCCTCACGCACCTATTTGCAGCAGAACAGCTTGAGCAGATCCGAGGCTGTCTGACAGCCGATTTTGAACACGTCAATCCCCTGAGATTATCGGTTGAGGTTGACGGTCAAACCCGCTCCTTTGGCGGCATTGTCCACCGTGCGGACACCGTTGTCGTTTTAGAACTCGAACCCCTTCAAGCATCAGATGAAATTGACTTTTTTGACTTCTATCGATTCGTTAAGACCCCCATTAGTCAGCTGCAGAGAACCCAGACCGTTGCTGAACTCTGCCACACTGCTGCGGCTGAGATCCGTCGGATCACTGGGTTTGATCGGGTGATGATCTACCGCTTCGATCAGGCAGGGGCCGGAGACGTAATTGCAGAAGATCGGCGTGCTGACCTCAAAGCTTTCTTAGGGCTACACTATCCCGCCACCGATATCCCTCAGCAGGCCAAACATCTCTATCGTTTGAATCTACTGCGGCTCATTCCTGACGCCGTTTATGAGCCGGTCCCCCTAGAGCCACAGAATAATCCTGTGACCGATGCGCCTTTAGATATGAGTCTATCGGTCCTGCGTAGCGTCTCTTCTGTGCACCGAGAATACTTAGGCAATATGGGCGTACGGGCTTCCATGTCGATTTCTCTGCTGAAGAATCAACAGCTTTGGGGACTGATTGCCTGTCACCACTGCAGCCCCAAACTGCTCTCTTATGAGCTGCGGACCATCTGTGAATTCCTAGGGCAGTCCATTTCTTTAGAGCTAGCGACAAAATCTGAGACGGAAGATCTGGATGATCAGGTGCGGCTACAGTCGATTCAGGCCAACTTTGTTAAAGCTAGCGCTCACTGCCAGACGCTGGCTGACGTTCTGAGTCACAATCCTGATAATTTGATGGCCTTGGGTAGGGCCTCGGGCCTAATTTTCTATGAAGGTGATGCGATCATCAGCTTTGGCCAAACGCCACCGGAACCGGTGATCAGCAAGCTTCTTGACTGGGTAGAGCCGCAGTTTGAGGCAGACGCTGTGCTTTACACAACGGCGTCTTTGGGGCTGCGTTGTCCAGAAATGGCTGACTATCGCCAAGTCGCCAGCGGTTTGATGGCGCTGCGGATTTCTCGCGTTCAAAAGATTTATCTGCTGTGGCTGCGGCCCGAGGTTGTGCAAACGGTGCATTGGGGCGGCCAGCAAAAGCAGCAGGAGGGCGTGGATGCTGACGGTCTAACCTACCTGTCACCCAGGAAGTCCTTTGAGCGCTGGCAGGAGACGGTACAGATGCGATCGCTTCCCTGGAAAGCCTGTGAACAGGAAGCGGCCCTAGAGCTGCGCAGCACAATTATCGGGGTTGTGCTGCAGAAGTCCGATGAGCTGGCTTTGCTCAATGCAGATCTGGAGCGCAGCAATAGCGAACTCGATTCCTTTGCCTATGTCGCCTCCCATGACCTCAAAGAACCGCTGCGGGGCATTCATAACTACTCTAGTTTTCTGATCGAAGACTACGGCGATCAGTTAGGAGAAGAGGGGCAACATAAGCTAGAGACCTTGGTGCGGCTGGCGCAGCGCATGGAGGATTTAATCAGCTCTTTGCTTCACTACTCGCGGTTGGGGCGTGCGGAGCTGGTTTTGCACAGGACTGATATGGGCGAAGTGGTGACAGAGGTGCTAGACGTCATTAAGATCAGTCAGCCGGAGCCGATTGAGTTTCGCATCCCTCGGCCACTGCCGACCTTGGCTTGCGATCGCATCCGCATCAGCGAGCTGTTTACTAATTTGATCAGCAACGCCATCAAGTACAACGATAAGCCACACAAATGGATTGAAATGGGCTACGTGAGCACAGATGAAGACCGTGCGACTTTACCCAGCGCTCTGCAGCAGGCTGGCACCGTTTTCTACGTTCGAGATAACGGCATTGGGATTCGAGACCGGCACTTGGAGAACGTGTTTAAGATTTTCAAACGTCTTCATGCGCCCGGGCGCTACGGTGGCGGCACGGGCGCAGGGCTCACCATCGTCAAAAAAATCGTAGAGCGACATGGGGGTGAGATCATCATTGAGTCAGCCTACGGGGAAGGCAGCACCTTTTACTTCAGCTTGGGCGAGGTTGAACATGTATAA
- a CDS encoding response regulator: MYKQPSLSLLVVEDSNEDFEAFRRIVNEVGTMDLSIVRCHDGDDALEHLQQRQAVPQPPLPDVIVLDLNLPGTDGREVIAEVKQNDKLKTIPIVVLTTSSNPKDVEACYRFGANSYMLKSMDIRLFKASIQQFLDFWFKATVLPSSNQESRP; this comes from the coding sequence ATGTATAAACAGCCATCTCTTTCTCTACTGGTGGTGGAAGACAGCAACGAAGACTTTGAGGCATTCCGACGAATTGTCAATGAAGTTGGGACAATGGACTTATCGATCGTTCGCTGCCATGACGGGGACGACGCCCTAGAGCATTTGCAGCAGAGGCAGGCGGTTCCCCAGCCGCCTTTGCCGGACGTCATTGTCTTAGACCTCAACCTGCCGGGGACAGATGGCCGTGAGGTTATTGCAGAAGTTAAGCAGAATGATAAACTGAAGACGATACCCATTGTGGTTTTGACGACTTCGTCTAATCCTAAAGATGTGGAAGCCTGTTACCGTTTCGGCGCTAATAGCTACATGCTCAAGTCAATGGATATCCGTTTATTCAAAGCCTCTATTCAACAGTTTTTAGACTTCTGGTTTAAGGCGACGGTTTTACCCTCATCAAATCAGGAATCGCGACCTTAA